One stretch of Caloramator mitchellensis DNA includes these proteins:
- the rimP gene encoding ribosome maturation factor RimP translates to MDNKKIIEIVEKLARPIAESFGLEVVDVQFVKENNEWFLRVFIDKEEGITIDDCTNVSRRLSDKLDEIDPISVSYYLEVSSPGINRPLKNDKDFKRFINHNIKIKLFEAINGKKVLKGLLEDYRDGKILLNVDGEKIEIERNKISLANLND, encoded by the coding sequence ATGGATAACAAAAAGATTATAGAGATTGTTGAGAAATTAGCAAGACCAATTGCAGAGTCTTTTGGTCTAGAAGTTGTTGATGTTCAATTTGTTAAGGAAAACAACGAATGGTTTTTGAGAGTATTTATCGATAAAGAAGAAGGAATAACAATTGATGATTGCACAAATGTAAGTAGAAGGCTTAGCGACAAACTTGATGAAATAGATCCTATTAGCGTTAGTTATTATCTTGAAGTATCATCGCCAGGTATTAATAGACCATTGAAAAACGATAAGGACTTTAAAAGATTTATTAACCACAATATTAAAATTAAATTATTCGAAGCTATTAACGGTAAAAAAGTGTTAAAAGGTCTTTTAGAGGATTATAGGGACGGTAAAATCTTATTAAACGTAGACGGTGAAAAAATTGAAATAGAAAGAAATAAAATTTCTTTAGCTAATTTAAATGATTAA
- a CDS encoding L7Ae/L30e/S12e/Gadd45 family ribosomal protein, translating to MNNLYSFLGLMQRAGKLTSGDDGVEIDIKKRKSYLVIIAEDASENTMKRFMNMCENNNIRFVLFGQKSKIGNSIGKSARAVLSIKDKNFAEGFLSKLNSENTGGESIVNNKSI from the coding sequence ATGAATAATCTTTATTCTTTTCTTGGGTTAATGCAAAGGGCAGGCAAATTGACATCTGGCGATGATGGTGTTGAGATTGATATAAAAAAAAGAAAAAGCTATTTAGTCATCATTGCTGAAGATGCAAGCGAGAATACTATGAAAAGATTTATGAATATGTGTGAAAATAATAATATTAGATTTGTTTTATTTGGTCAAAAATCAAAAATAGGAAATTCTATTGGAAAATCTGCAAGAGCTGTCCTATCGATTAAGGATAAAAATTTTGCAGAAGGTTTTTTAAGTAAACTTAATAGTGAAAACACTGGGGGTGAATCTATTGTCAATAATAAGAGTATATGA
- the rbfA gene encoding 30S ribosome-binding factor RbfA produces MSISRTSRLNEEVKRIVGDIIQNELKDPRIPMLTSVTGVEVTKDLRYAKVFISVFGKDDEKQKCLEGLKSAAGFIRKEIGKKIKARYTPEVLFELDKSIEYGMHITKVLQEMKKDDTE; encoded by the coding sequence ATGAGTATTTCCAGAACTTCAAGACTAAATGAAGAAGTTAAAAGAATAGTTGGGGATATAATTCAAAATGAATTAAAGGATCCGAGAATACCTATGTTAACGTCTGTAACTGGCGTTGAAGTAACAAAGGATTTAAGATACGCCAAGGTATTTATAAGCGTTTTTGGAAAGGATGATGAGAAGCAAAAATGCTTGGAAGGATTAAAAAGTGCTGCAGGGTTTATAAGAAAAGAGATAGGTAAGAAAATAAAGGCGCGCTATACTCCAGAGGTGTTGTTTGAATTGGATAAGTCGATTGAATACGGCATGCACATAACAAAGGTTTTACAGGAGATGAAAAAGGATGATACTGAATGA
- the infB gene encoding translation initiation factor IF-2, whose translation MSIIRVYELAKQLNMSSKQAIELLHNEFGIDVKNHLSAIEGEEAKIIMEYVDEIKNGVNKKENTEEVKEEAQAVSPEVELEKFEELDVDDDFKKNEKIRKKVKSEKIKKINKEVKKEEEQVEDIGIITIPDFIKVSTLAEKIKRPATEILKKLILMGVMVSINHEISFEVAEKIAEQYNILVEKEVKLEREEVLINDFEDKKEDLMSRPPVVTVMGHVDHGKTSLLDSIRHAKVVETEAGGITQHIGAYTVDIDEKKIVFLDTPGHEAFTAMRARGAQVTDIAILVVAADDGVMPQTVEAINHAKAANVPIIVAINKIDKPGANPDRVKQELTEYGLVAEDWGGDTICVPVSAKTKVGIDTLLEMILLVAEMQELKANPNRTAKGTIIEAKLDKGRGPVATAIVQKGTLKVGDSVIAGNTYGKIRALVDDKGKKVKSAGPSIPVEILGLSEVPNAGDILYTVADEKTARQISELRKEKERQQYFASTAKVTLEDLFSQIKEGKVKDLNIIVKADVQGSAEALKQSLEKLTNDEVRVRVIHTGVGAISETDITLASASNAIIIGFNVRPDNMARQLAEKEKVEVKTYRIIYEAIDDIEAAMKGMLEPEYREVVTARLSVRQTFKVSSIGTIAGCYVEDGKINRNNNIRVIRNGVVVFEGRISSLKRFKEDVREVAAGYECGLTIERFNDIKEGDTLESYTTEEVKRA comes from the coding sequence TTGTCAATAATAAGAGTATATGAATTGGCAAAACAACTTAATATGTCTAGCAAACAAGCTATAGAGTTGCTTCATAATGAATTTGGTATAGATGTAAAAAATCATTTAAGCGCTATAGAAGGAGAAGAAGCTAAGATTATAATGGAATATGTTGATGAAATAAAAAATGGAGTTAACAAAAAAGAAAATACTGAAGAAGTAAAGGAAGAAGCACAAGCGGTTTCACCTGAAGTTGAATTGGAAAAATTTGAAGAATTAGATGTTGATGACGATTTTAAGAAGAACGAAAAGATTAGAAAGAAAGTGAAGAGTGAAAAAATTAAAAAGATAAACAAAGAAGTTAAGAAGGAAGAAGAGCAGGTTGAAGATATTGGTATTATTACCATACCCGACTTTATTAAAGTTAGCACGCTTGCAGAAAAAATTAAAAGACCTGCAACCGAAATATTGAAGAAACTTATACTAATGGGTGTAATGGTATCTATAAACCATGAAATTAGTTTTGAGGTTGCTGAAAAAATAGCAGAACAATACAACATATTAGTTGAAAAGGAAGTAAAGCTTGAAAGAGAAGAAGTATTAATTAATGATTTCGAAGATAAAAAAGAGGATTTAATGTCAAGACCTCCTGTTGTTACAGTTATGGGTCACGTTGACCACGGCAAGACTTCGCTTTTAGATTCTATAAGACATGCAAAAGTAGTAGAAACAGAAGCGGGAGGTATTACACAACACATAGGTGCCTATACAGTTGATATTGATGAAAAGAAGATAGTATTTCTTGACACTCCAGGACATGAAGCTTTTACTGCGATGAGAGCAAGAGGTGCGCAGGTTACTGATATTGCAATTTTAGTTGTAGCAGCAGATGATGGTGTAATGCCTCAAACAGTTGAGGCTATAAACCATGCTAAAGCAGCAAACGTGCCTATAATAGTAGCAATAAACAAGATAGATAAACCTGGAGCAAACCCTGATAGAGTTAAACAGGAATTGACGGAATACGGATTAGTTGCAGAAGATTGGGGTGGTGATACTATTTGCGTTCCAGTTTCAGCAAAGACGAAGGTAGGCATTGATACACTACTTGAAATGATTTTGCTTGTGGCTGAAATGCAGGAGTTAAAAGCTAACCCGAACAGAACAGCCAAGGGAACTATAATAGAAGCTAAACTTGATAAGGGTAGAGGACCAGTAGCAACTGCAATTGTTCAAAAAGGAACACTAAAGGTTGGTGACAGCGTTATTGCAGGAAATACTTATGGAAAGATTAGAGCTCTTGTTGATGACAAAGGCAAGAAGGTAAAATCAGCAGGGCCTTCTATACCGGTTGAGATATTAGGACTTTCAGAAGTTCCAAATGCTGGTGACATATTGTATACAGTTGCAGATGAAAAAACAGCAAGACAAATATCAGAACTTAGAAAAGAAAAAGAAAGACAGCAATATTTTGCTTCTACCGCTAAAGTTACATTAGAAGACTTGTTTAGTCAAATAAAAGAAGGTAAAGTTAAGGACTTAAATATAATAGTAAAGGCCGATGTTCAAGGTTCAGCAGAGGCACTAAAACAATCTCTTGAAAAGCTTACAAATGATGAAGTTAGAGTTAGGGTAATTCACACAGGTGTTGGTGCAATTTCTGAAACAGATATTACACTTGCTTCTGCTTCAAACGCAATAATTATAGGATTTAATGTTAGACCGGATAATATGGCAAGGCAATTAGCTGAAAAGGAAAAGGTCGAAGTTAAAACGTATAGGATAATATACGAAGCAATAGATGATATTGAAGCTGCTATGAAGGGTATGCTTGAACCTGAGTATAGAGAAGTTGTAACTGCAAGACTTTCTGTAAGACAGACATTTAAGGTTTCAAGCATTGGAACTATTGCAGGTTGCTATGTTGAAGACGGCAAAATAAATAGAAATAACAATATTAGAGTTATAAGAAACGGTGTTGTAGTATTCGAAGGCAGAATTTCGTCTTTAAAAAGATTTAAGGAAGACGTTAGAGAAGTTGCTGCAGGATATGAATGTGGTCTTACTATAGAAAGATTTAATGACATTAAAGAAGGGGATACGCTGGAATCCTACACTACCGAGGAAGTAAAAAGAGCATAA
- the rnpM gene encoding RNase P modulator RnpM: MKVKKVPMRMCLGCQEMKPKKELIRVVRSPEGEINIDFTGKKAGRGAYICKDAACLEKAIKAKRFDRALEVKISDEIYLRLREELDNE; encoded by the coding sequence ATGAAGGTAAAAAAGGTCCCAATGAGAATGTGCCTTGGATGTCAGGAAATGAAGCCTAAAAAAGAGTTGATTAGAGTTGTTAGAAGCCCGGAAGGTGAAATAAATATAGATTTTACAGGTAAAAAAGCCGGAAGAGGAGCTTATATATGCAAAGATGCTGCTTGTCTAGAAAAAGCTATTAAAGCAAAGAGATTTGACAGGGCTTTAGAGGTCAAAATTTCAGATGAAATTTATCTAAGGCTCAGGGAGGAATTAGATAATGAATAA
- the nusA gene encoding transcription termination factor NusA: MNTVELIEALKEIVKEKGIDEDFIFQALEAALVSAYKKNYGTSQNVKVAINRTTGEIHVYAQKKVVEEITNDLLEVSLEDAKKINPIYELEDIVDFEVTPKDFGRVAAQTAKQSVVQKIREAEREILFKEFVEKENDIISGMVQKIERIKDTSKYNVIVELGKIETILPPPEQIPNEDYNQGDRLKFYITEVKRTSKGPNIVISRTHPGLVKRLFELEVPEIFNGVVEIKSIAREAGSRTKIAVYTRDENVDPTGACVGPKGVRVQNVVNELKGEKIDIVKWSKDPAEYIANALSPAKVVSVEINEEERNAKVVVPDYQLSLAIGKEGQNARLAAKLTGWKIDIKSESQAKV, from the coding sequence GTGAATACTGTTGAATTGATTGAAGCTTTAAAAGAAATAGTTAAAGAAAAGGGAATTGATGAAGATTTTATATTTCAGGCACTGGAAGCAGCGTTGGTTTCAGCCTATAAGAAAAACTATGGCACCTCACAAAATGTAAAGGTTGCAATAAACAGAACGACCGGGGAAATACATGTTTATGCACAAAAGAAAGTAGTTGAAGAGATAACAAACGATTTGTTGGAAGTGAGCTTAGAAGATGCCAAAAAAATAAATCCTATATATGAACTTGAGGATATTGTTGATTTTGAAGTTACTCCTAAGGACTTTGGTAGAGTAGCAGCACAGACAGCTAAGCAAAGCGTTGTTCAAAAAATAAGAGAGGCAGAACGTGAAATATTGTTTAAAGAATTTGTAGAAAAGGAAAATGATATTATTTCTGGTATGGTTCAAAAAATAGAAAGGATTAAGGATACAAGTAAATACAATGTCATAGTAGAACTTGGTAAAATTGAAACAATTTTACCGCCACCTGAACAAATACCCAATGAGGATTATAATCAGGGAGATAGGCTAAAATTTTATATCACAGAAGTAAAAAGAACAAGCAAAGGTCCAAACATTGTAATTTCAAGAACTCATCCAGGCCTTGTTAAAAGATTATTTGAACTTGAAGTTCCTGAAATTTTCAACGGAGTGGTTGAAATAAAAAGCATTGCAAGAGAAGCAGGTTCAAGAACAAAAATTGCAGTTTACACAAGAGATGAAAATGTAGATCCAACGGGCGCCTGTGTAGGACCTAAGGGGGTTAGAGTTCAAAACGTTGTTAACGAGTTGAAGGGTGAAAAAATTGACATTGTAAAATGGAGTAAGGACCCTGCCGAATATATTGCAAATGCACTAAGCCCTGCAAAGGTTGTTAGCGTTGAAATTAACGAAGAAGAAAGAAATGCAAAGGTAGTAGTTCCTGATTATCAACTATCATTAGCGATAGGCAAGGAAGGACAAAATGCAAGACTTGCTGCAAAATTAACTGGTTGGAAGATAGATATTAAAAGCGAATCCCAGGCAAAAGTCTGA